CAAATCCATGCTTATCCACTAACAACCTTAATggctaattactatataaggacattgaatttaaaattctatagctatttaatacctttagctattagaatacAACATTTGCACTTTaagcaatttagtctttttatcaaattaagtatgtaaaagataaaatttcttaacaaaatttttatacggtattttatcatactgtagaccataaaataaaaataaaataaatttttcaactttatttttgtggtcccgaaaccactgttttgatttcactaaaaacgggttgttacactgATTAATCagaaaacatgcagtagaggtcgCTTCAgtccaaaatgacttcggtaaacAAGCATTCGACAATACATTGAACCTTTTCCATGatttttctatttattcattctgcaatgttgttttttttatgaaatatgaCAAACTGTCAAGTATCTCACTATCCCTTCTGATTTGCACAATTTATTAAACTCATCATAATAGAATTCCAAGCCATTATTTATACGGAGGTCTTATATCTATTTTCCTGTCTGCTTCTCAATCATAGTCTTCCAAgccttaaatgtggaaaacacatcacttttctgcttcaggaagaatacctaaacttttctagaaaaattgTCAATGATCGTTGGCATATAATTAGCGCCAACCCTCGAAGGCACTCTAAATGGTCCCCAAAGATCAGAATGAACATAATCTAGCGTTCTCTTCATGTTATGGATTCTTCTAGTGGATCGAACTCTATTTTTCTTCTCAATAATGCAGTGCTCACAGAACTTCAGTTTTCTAATTCCTTATCCATTAAAAAGTCCTCTTTTGGTTAATTTTGTCATGCCACTCTTACTCATATGCCCTAGATGCATATGCCAAATTTTAGTAACACCATCATCTAACAAAGAAGAAGAAGTGATGACTACATCACCAATAACAGTTGAACCCTAAAAAACATATAACTTTgcagtctttctctgccctttcatcacgaGGGAATTCTTGCTAATCTTTAGAACCCCACTTTCAGTTGTGTgtttgtacccttttgaatcaaaagCACTTAATGAAATCAAATTTCTCTTTAACTTTGGTACATTTCAaatgtcactaagtgttctgacgaTTTCATCAAATATCTTATTTTTTATCATGTCAATACCTATGATTCCACATAAAGCATTGTTTCCCATCAGAACAACATATTTAGAAATTGTTTCATATATTGTAAACAAATCCTGATTAGGACTCATATGGAAGATGCAACCAAAATCGAGGATCCACTCATCGCTCACTTTAGAGTTGTCAATAGAAGCAACTAGGAGTTCACCATCGTTTTAGTCTTCTACTACATTAGCTTCACCGGATTGTTTTGgttatttttctttttgattcactACCTTCATTTTGATCTTATTCTGTAACTTATAACATTCAGACTTAATGTTGCCTTTCTTTTGCAAAAATTACAAGATTTTCCTTTGTTTGAAGATCTCAATCGACCTTTACATTTACTACGAGGATTTCGTTCTTGAGTCTTCCCACGATTATAACCAGTATTTCATTCttatctcccacgaacaatgagaccttcTCCCTGAGACTTGGATCCAGCCACAAGATGTTTTATCTTGTCATACAAGGCTAAGGAATCATAGACTTCATTAATTGTGAGAGATTCACAACTATACAAAATTgtatctctaaaggttgaatgtGAATGAGGCAATAAACAATCAGAATTAACCTTAAATCCTTTTCATCATACTGAATCTCCATAGCTTCTAAGCCTGAGATGATTTCTTTAAACACGGTTAAGTGTTCGACTAAAAATGTACCTTCTTCCAAACAATGAGAATAAAGACTCTACTTTAGATGCAACTTGCTAGTTAGGGATTTTAACATGCATAGCTACTCCAGCTTTGCCCATAATGTAGCGGCGGTTTTCTCCTTCAGCACGTCTTGTAGAATATCATTCAGTAGATGcaaatgttattttattaaagCCTTTTGATCTTTATGCTTCTTCTCTAAAGCATCTTAGCTAACCCTAGTAGGGCATCCTTCAAATCCATCTGTTTAATAACTGCCTGCATCTTTACCTATCACAACgcgaatctggtgttgcgatctaaCAGCGGAATGTCATACTTCATTATCGTCATTATCGTGATTGAAACAAGCAACCCAaaaagctttgataccaatttgtTATAATTAAAGTCGATAATGGCAGTAGAATGATCgtaaagaaataagaaaaaaaatttaagaacacacaaattttacgtgaaaaaccctttcgagaaaaaccatgggcagaggaggagaaaattcactatgttgaaaACTGAATAATACAATAGGAGtttcgactacatctatttaaatGTTGAAAAACCCTATTCTAATTAATGTCAAATAGAAGAAGTGTAGTTTTATATAGAGTTTTGGCCTCTTACCCCCATAGATCCCATTATTTTGCCATTGTATTTATTCTTCAACAAGTGACGAGATTTGGGTCACACAATCTCTAACAGTATAAttctttatgttttaaatatatgaCATGTACCTAAGGTTTGAGTCGATTTATaatgaaaatggtcattttggaaCTGGGAATTTGTAAATGTCAAATTTTAGTTCAAGCATATGAATAGTCTTACACATTACATATAAATAGTAAAATGCTAAATTGTTTAAGCTATGTAATTAAATACATGTGTAAGTTGAATTGCATTTTGAGGTTTAAAGACCAAATGAGATTTTTGGTTGGTTGAGTTAAATGGTACAAATATTGAAGGAGTCTGCCTTTCATGTCTCAACACTAATCTATTGATGTCGCGACATCAGCTTTCCACATTGCAACATCCCCTGCTGAAGTCGTGATGTCAGCCTCCTATTTCCAGAATAGCAACATTGCACTATTGAAATCGCGATGCTGAGCTTTTACCCTTGATGTCGTAACATGATCCTTTCATGGTCGCTACTCCAATTCaataaactttgaaaaatttacaCTTTAGTCTTCAAATGGCCTCAGATTATCgaaagagctttcataagctcattTTAATCTCAGAAATGATTAAATTGCATCTTGTGATTATGTATTGAACATGATCGCATGCATAATTTGTTTAATTGATTTGCAAATGTGATCACAATTGCTTCAATAACGAATGTGACATTTCGTAGCTCGGACCCGGCGGTCAAGTCGGGTATGGGTTGTTGCAGAATTCCCATGAATTAAGCTCTTTGACCGTAACTTTAACATTTGCCGTCTTATATCATGTGTCATGCCAAGACTGTGCCACATGGTGCAAAAATAGCATTTTCTcttgaaatttatttaaatattatagaaaattaaaaaaaaataaaattatatagaattatgaaaaatataacaaattacaaaaactatttaaaaactataaatatattaaaaattacaaaatattattaaaaaaaattaaaagtatatgaaaaattataataataaaaaacccaaaattttaccattttcatacAAGCAATATAACacctataaaaattataaaaagaataGCTTCCATCACCTATGAAACTCTAATTGATTTGTCCTTCCACCATGATTTGGTTGGTTTTTATTGTAGTTTTTAGGGAAAAGAAAGAGTGCAATGAAATTCTTAATTAAATTGTTTTCTATTAGCATCTTTGATGAAGCCGTAGTCTCAACTATGCCTGTTCTGCCAGATGATTGCATGTAATCACTATGATCCAGCTTTGGGCTGGCCTTTACTcaccaaaaatataaaatattttgtaattaTGAATAAGGACAGTTAATAAATTCCTCCAAATGGGGAACAACCAGGCTCTTGGGATATATTGGGCAAATCAGAACGCAACTGCCTGAATGTATATAGCTTTAACTTTCGTCTTTCTTTACTTTGAAAGCCAAAGCAGCAGAGTAGTTGAGACACGAGACAATCAGTAACACATAAGCCATATTTCAACAACTTATATAAAGCAGTTAGTTAAAGTTTTATACGTAATCTTAGCTCATGCAATATTTGCTCCTTCAATATATCTCAAtttctttactttattttatataCCCATATATAAGTTTGAACTTCTTTCTCATGCAAGCACTGCATTTCACCTACCAAATAACAAAAACTAAACAGGCTTTCTTTctacatataaaaataatgaaaacacTGGCAAGGGGTTCATTAAAACTTTGAAAGTTTCTCCATTATTGGGTTTTAagattttcttctttctttttagaAAATGGAGTTGGGGTTTTAAGGATGAGGTAAGTGTATCTTTGAATCGCATGATGATGCAGTTAACCATTGCTATCAACTCAACCTTGTATGCATCTTTGgttttgttttgtgttttgtcTGCCATTGTTCGTTTGTTGGTTTTCCTATTTCATTCAGTCAAGAGAAGCAAGCATTTCGATTTTGGAATATACCAGGTTTCTCTTTGGACTCTCTCTTTCTCTCCCTCTTTGGTAATTAATTGATTTGTCAGTTATGTATTAAGGCAAAAAAGTGTCtggtttttgttatttttaaggAAATTACATGCATTTTCTGAATTTCATTGAAGGTCATTAGGATGAACATCTTTCAAAACCTCATGGAAAGACTAAGGCAGGTGGTGGGTCCTAAAGGATGGGATTATTGTGTTCTCTGGAAACTCAGTGATGATCAAAGGTTTGAGTTCAAATCATAAACAGCTGCGTGCATGtggtgataatatatatatatatattcatataccaATGTTAATGGATATTTGGTCAGGTTTCTGGAGTGGGTGGATTGTTGTTGTGGTGGAGCTGAAAGTATAGAAAGTAGTGGAGAGCTTCAATTCCCAGTGACAACAGTCCTCCCATGCAGGGATGTGATGTTTCAGCATCCAAAAACCAGATCCTGTGAACTGCTTGCCCAACTTCCTTCTTGCATGCCCCTTGATTCTGGGTATATTATTTAGTACCTTATAGTGCCTCTCCCTCTTTCCTCCTCCTTCTTGGTTCATTTGTGTTTTTGATGAGTTTATACTGCTGCTTTGAGAGATTGTAAACAGAAGTCATGCACAAGCCTTGATATCAAACCAACCCAAATGGTTCAACTTCTCCAATAACTCTGATCCCAATGTTTTAGAGGTTAGTATATTGATACACCTTCAAGCCCCTCATTGTTAAGCTGTTTGATATATCTTCTTACTACCCTTTTTTTGCAGGAAATAGTTGGAACTAGGATTTTGATTCCAGTTGCAGAAGGATTAATTGAACTTTTTGTTGCCAAACAAgtatgtgtgtgtgtatatatatagtaaTTTTATTGGTTGCTATGATTGGAGTCAATTCTTTTAATGTTTCAAAACAGGTTTGTGAAGATCAAAATGTGATGGATTATATTGTGACACTGTGCAACATCTCATTAGAGCAAAGCTCAATGATGAATTCAAGTTGCATGGATACACATTTCACTGCTCTAAACGCGCAAGCATTGAATGAATTTCAAGCAAAGACTCATTTAAGCAATGAGAATGACCGAAAGGATCCCATCATCAATCATTTCCAGCCACCATTGACGACAACACTCGAAACTCTAAACCTACCTTACGACATCTCCATTGATCAAATTCGATCAACCAACACCCTGCAGCAGTACCATTATCTTTCAGACGATAAAAACAGGAAGAATATGGATGTATGTGTTGAAGGGTCTCATGAGGTGTTCCTTTCGGACAAAGTTGTTAACCCACTTAAGTCTTCCGTGGATAATGGACTTCAAGAGATTGATCCATTGAATTCCATGGTGACCAATGAATCAATGGTTATCCAAGGGAATGAGAAGGACTCTATAAAACAAGAGAATGGACGGTCTGATTCGATTTCGGATTGTAGTGATCAGAATGATGATGAAGATGATGCAAGGTACCAACGGAGGGCAGGGTCCAAAGGGCAGTCTAAAAACCTTGTTGCAGAGAGGAAAAGAAGGAAGAAGCTTAATGAAAGACTTTATTCCCTTCGATCTCTGGTTCCCAAAATCTCTAAGGTACTTGACTATCAATCACTGTCTTAAGTAGCCTTAgaccgatatatatatatatatatatatattgtgacatTGTATATTTTTCAGTTGGATAGAGCTTCAATCCTTGGAGATGCGATTGAGTTTGTGAAGGAACTGGAAAACCAAAAGAAAGAACTCCAAGATGAGCTTGAAGAACATTCAGATAACGATAATGGTGCTAAGAAAACAGGAATGAACGGAGTCCACAAAAAGTTCCAATCTGAGATTTTCTTACAAAATGATCAAATCCCTGTGTATTTTAACCCTGAACATGACAAGGGACCAAATGGCTTTCCTGTTGGAGGTAATGGCAGCGTCTCAAGGGCACAAAATCAAGAAGTGGACACTTGTGCAGACAAGACACAGCAGATGGAGGTAATAACAAATACATATATGTTCTTGTCTTTTATTCATGTGACAATTTCATGGGGTTTTATATAATTTCTAATTAAGAAAGATGGAAAGTGTATAGGTACAAGTTGAAGTTGCTCAAATCGATGGAAACCAGTTTTTTGTTAAAGTGTTTAGTGAGCACAAACCAGGCGGGTTTGTTAGATTAATGGAGGCTTTGGATTCATTGGGGTTGGAAGTAACAAACGCAAATGTTAACAGCTTCAGAGGCCTTGTTTCAAATGTGTTTAAAGTAGAGGTAATTTATCTTAAAACAAGACATGCACCttgctttatatatatatggctATTTTGACCCAACTAAAGTTGTAATTG
This window of the Gossypium arboreum isolate Shixiya-1 chromosome 12, ASM2569848v2, whole genome shotgun sequence genome carries:
- the LOC108477964 gene encoding transcription factor ABORTED MICROSPORES; translation: MMMQLTIAINSTLYASLVLFCVLSAIVRLLVFLFHSVKRSKHFDFGIYQVIRMNIFQNLMERLRQVVGPKGWDYCVLWKLSDDQRFLEWVDCCCGGAESIESSGELQFPVTTVLPCRDVMFQHPKTRSCELLAQLPSCMPLDSGSHAQALISNQPKWFNFSNNSDPNVLEEIVGTRILIPVAEGLIELFVAKQVCEDQNVMDYIVTLCNISLEQSSMMNSSCMDTHFTALNAQALNEFQAKTHLSNENDRKDPIINHFQPPLTTTLETLNLPYDISIDQIRSTNTLQQYHYLSDDKNRKNMDVCVEGSHEVFLSDKVVNPLKSSVDNGLQEIDPLNSMVTNESMVIQGNEKDSIKQENGRSDSISDCSDQNDDEDDARYQRRAGSKGQSKNLVAERKRRKKLNERLYSLRSLVPKISKLDRASILGDAIEFVKELENQKKELQDELEEHSDNDNGAKKTGMNGVHKKFQSEIFLQNDQIPVYFNPEHDKGPNGFPVGGNGSVSRAQNQEVDTCADKTQQMEVQVEVAQIDGNQFFVKVFSEHKPGGFVRLMEALDSLGLEVTNANVNSFRGLVSNVFKVEKKDSEMVQADHVRESLLELTRTPSKGLSEMVKASETNNGNGVECNYHNQQQHLHNQRITSHHHQLHHFPPKQAA